One region of Turicibacter bilis genomic DNA includes:
- a CDS encoding GNAT family N-acetyltransferase, protein MLLEIPTHEEVNYIDQSLMAYNHSREPFLQTNPFIPVNRCLKNENGEVIAGFLATLVCWHVLYVDVLWVDPRYRRQGYGSQLLAEAEKVAKALGGYLVHLSTFDFQAKAFYLMCGYEIFGVLEDCPRGHLEYFLKKKL, encoded by the coding sequence GTGTTATTAGAAATTCCAACTCATGAAGAGGTGAACTACATCGATCAATCATTGATGGCTTATAATCATTCGCGGGAGCCTTTTTTGCAGACGAATCCATTTATTCCAGTAAATCGTTGTTTGAAGAATGAAAACGGTGAAGTTATTGCAGGATTTTTGGCAACACTTGTATGTTGGCATGTGTTGTATGTAGATGTGTTGTGGGTTGATCCAAGGTATCGTCGTCAAGGGTATGGGAGTCAGTTGTTAGCAGAGGCTGAAAAGGTGGCCAAGGCATTAGGTGGGTATTTAGTTCATTTGTCAACGTTTGATTTTCAAGCGAAGGCTTTTTATTTAATGTGTGGTTATGAAATTTTTGGAGTATTAGAAGATTGCCCAAGAGGTCATTTAGAGTATTTCTTGAAGAAGAAATTATAG